A genomic region of Methanothermobacter sp. CaT2 contains the following coding sequences:
- a CDS encoding phosphopantetheine adenylyltransferase, whose protein sequence is MKVKKYSLVAVGGTFDRFHKGHRRLLDEAFRIGNTVMIGVTSDEFASAKGDDIEPCSVRMKNLEEYLSDKDTEYHIMRLEDPYGTTVTDERFDAIVVSRETEPVAHEINEIRKRKGFRELDIITIDMVPADDGIPISSTRIRRGEIDRMGHLLERIRHAIKRKRNQ, encoded by the coding sequence ATGAAGGTGAAGAAGTACTCACTTGTTGCTGTTGGAGGAACCTTTGACAGATTTCATAAGGGCCACAGAAGGCTCCTTGATGAGGCGTTTCGTATTGGGAATACCGTTATGATTGGTGTAACATCAGATGAATTTGCATCTGCAAAGGGAGACGATATAGAACCCTGCAGTGTCAGAATGAAGAACCTTGAGGAGTATCTTTCAGATAAGGATACTGAGTACCATATAATGAGGCTGGAGGACCCCTATGGCACCACAGTTACCGATGAAAGATTCGATGCCATAGTGGTGAGCAGGGAGACCGAGCCGGTTGCCCATGAAATAAATGAAATAAGAAAAAGAAAGGGATTCAGGGAACTTGATATCATAACCATTGACATGGTGCCCGCAGATGATGGCATACCCATCTCATCCACCCGGATAAGGAGGGGAGAGATAGACAGGATGGGCCATCTCCTTGAGAGGATACGCCATGCAATAAAGAGGAAGAGAAATCAGTGA
- the yjjX gene encoding inosine/xanthosine triphosphatase produces MRVNVGSTNPVKVKATENVLGKIFDELEVRGVEVDSGVSDQPVGLEETVEGAINRARGAFSNCDLSVGIESGLHRVPGSITGFVDLQWCAIYDGDHVTLGVSAGFEYPPLVVEEVLSGREVGDVMDELTGVDELGRKRGAVSFLSHGLLDRVGNTEQCVLMAMIPRMNPSLYGLE; encoded by the coding sequence ATGAGGGTTAATGTGGGATCAACAAATCCAGTTAAGGTTAAGGCCACAGAGAATGTCCTTGGGAAGATATTCGATGAACTTGAGGTCAGGGGTGTTGAGGTTGACTCAGGAGTATCTGATCAGCCAGTAGGTCTTGAGGAGACTGTGGAGGGGGCCATCAACCGTGCAAGGGGGGCTTTCAGCAACTGTGATCTGAGTGTTGGCATCGAGTCAGGTCTACACAGGGTGCCGGGGTCAATCACGGGATTTGTTGACCTCCAGTGGTGCGCCATCTATGATGGTGATCATGTAACACTGGGGGTGAGCGCAGGCTTTGAATACCCTCCCCTGGTGGTTGAGGAGGTCCTCTCAGGCAGGGAGGTTGGGGACGTCATGGATGAACTCACAGGCGTGGATGAACTGGGCAGGAAGAGGGGTGCTGTGAGTTTCCTTTCCCATGGGCTGCTTGACCGTGTTGGAAATACCGAGCAGTGCGTCCTCATGGCCATGATACCCCGCATGAACCCATCACTATATGGTCTTGAATAG
- a CDS encoding STT3 domain-containing protein: MFFLEVNENVKIFLLMVLIFFTGFILRAETVHLVDINGTEGLYLTDDQGLPYMYELDSYYNYRITENYLKNGHPGDTLKAGIPWDSYSYYPPGKPAVYPPVISWVSIMLYRLLDPFTDMSLYELCFWLPAVVAPFAGTVMFFLIRKYAGDAAGFAGGILMVTAPLYFARTIPGFFDTDMFNCLMPALIVLFYTSVVESRDKYGCLASGLLFAVSMLLFSLSWTGWPFMLYVTLASAFIYSIISWRMGALDFLCIKRLFLPVLLAIFLIGLFNGPQQLSGINPIAILDSTSSTGPWPDIYESVSELGHPSVEVFLSAAGPLNLGFGVFGALVIISIFIRGDMRRKHLPSFNPFILTLSLVWMLSGLTAYYISVRFGILAITPLTFISSIFLGVVFSYMRVLSGRWNFRADIPVVLLLALIISVATIEAAEIGRIPFINDDFADAAAFLKDGTGEGTVVVTEWSYGHYITAAAERPVLFDGGSQNTPRAYWIFRAFETDNESLSAGILTMLTSSGDSAVSLLENRTENTSLTVQILNDILGVNRRSAEEILIRKYGLERGFAEKLLVYTHPERRNYVILTAEGMRYVGYWYLYYGSWNFTSFTPRPLYEVVDTGRSEMMKSVDEGSWRGKRPYRFIIKDGNSVKRVDVDESSSFSVIFLPDEGEAIIIDRRFDDSLFVRLVLLEENSKYFRKLYNNDNVIIWQLK; the protein is encoded by the coding sequence GTGTTTTTCCTGGAAGTCAATGAAAATGTGAAGATCTTCCTTCTGATGGTACTCATATTCTTCACGGGTTTCATTCTGAGAGCTGAGACTGTTCATCTTGTAGACATCAATGGTACTGAGGGGCTATATCTTACAGATGATCAGGGCCTCCCCTACATGTACGAACTGGACTCCTATTACAACTACCGCATCACAGAGAACTACCTGAAAAACGGCCATCCTGGGGATACACTGAAAGCAGGGATTCCATGGGACTCCTATTCCTATTACCCTCCTGGAAAACCCGCTGTCTATCCACCAGTGATATCATGGGTTTCGATAATGCTCTACAGGCTTCTTGACCCCTTCACAGATATGAGCCTCTACGAGCTCTGCTTCTGGCTGCCGGCTGTTGTGGCACCCTTTGCAGGTACTGTGATGTTCTTCCTCATCAGAAAATATGCTGGTGACGCTGCAGGGTTCGCCGGGGGCATACTGATGGTCACAGCACCACTCTACTTTGCAAGAACCATCCCCGGGTTTTTTGATACAGACATGTTCAACTGTCTTATGCCAGCTTTAATTGTGCTTTTCTACACGAGTGTGGTGGAATCCAGGGATAAATATGGCTGCCTCGCTTCTGGGCTACTCTTTGCGGTTTCTATGCTGCTTTTTTCCCTTTCATGGACAGGATGGCCGTTCATGCTCTATGTTACCCTTGCATCGGCCTTTATTTATTCGATCATATCATGGAGGATGGGGGCGCTTGATTTTTTGTGCATCAAGAGGCTCTTCCTTCCAGTTTTACTGGCAATTTTTCTAATAGGATTATTCAATGGCCCCCAGCAGCTTTCAGGGATCAACCCAATCGCCATCCTTGACTCAACATCATCGACAGGACCATGGCCAGATATCTATGAGTCGGTCTCAGAACTTGGCCACCCCTCAGTTGAGGTGTTTCTCTCTGCTGCAGGACCCCTCAACCTGGGTTTCGGTGTTTTCGGGGCTCTTGTGATTATCAGCATCTTCATAAGGGGAGATATGAGGAGGAAACATCTCCCATCATTCAACCCATTCATCCTCACCCTTTCACTGGTATGGATGCTGTCAGGGCTTACAGCATACTATATCAGTGTTCGCTTCGGTATTCTCGCAATAACCCCCCTCACATTCATATCAAGCATATTCCTTGGCGTTGTCTTCTCATATATGAGGGTCCTCAGTGGTAGGTGGAACTTCAGGGCGGATATTCCTGTGGTTCTCCTACTGGCCCTCATAATCTCAGTTGCCACCATCGAGGCTGCTGAGATTGGCAGGATTCCCTTTATAAATGATGACTTCGCGGATGCTGCGGCTTTCCTGAAGGATGGGACAGGAGAGGGCACCGTTGTTGTGACTGAATGGAGCTATGGCCACTATATCACAGCCGCCGCAGAACGCCCAGTTCTTTTTGATGGGGGATCACAGAATACCCCGAGGGCATACTGGATTTTCAGGGCATTCGAGACAGACAATGAGAGTTTATCTGCCGGGATATTAACGATGCTCACATCTTCGGGGGACTCAGCAGTATCACTTCTTGAAAACAGGACAGAAAACACGTCACTAACGGTTCAGATACTCAACGATATCCTTGGTGTTAACAGAAGATCTGCGGAGGAAATCCTCATCAGAAAGTACGGCCTTGAAAGGGGGTTTGCAGAGAAACTCCTTGTATATACCCATCCAGAGAGAAGGAACTATGTTATTCTAACAGCAGAGGGTATGAGGTACGTAGGTTACTGGTACCTTTACTATGGATCATGGAACTTCACCTCGTTTACCCCCAGACCCCTCTACGAGGTTGTGGATACAGGGAGGTCTGAAATGATGAAATCTGTTGATGAGGGCTCATGGAGGGGTAAGAGACCCTACCGTTTCATAATAAAAGATGGGAACTCTGTGAAAAGGGTTGATGTGGATGAATCCAGCAGTTTTTCTGTTATATTCCTCCCAGATGAAGGAGAGGCCATAATTATAGATAGAAGATTTGATGATTCCCTATTCGTGAGACTGGTACTCCTTGAGGAGAATTCCAAATACTTCAGGAAGTTATATAATAATGACAATGTAATCATATGGCAATTAAAATAG
- a CDS encoding STT3 domain-containing protein: MQESLKVFLFISIIFCTGFILRADTVNLHHFNASEKDYLTDFQGLPYMYDADCYYNYRVTLNYFKNGHLGDKYNGKFSWNIYSYYPEGRPSNYPPFIAWLAVFFYNFLALFVNITLYEACFWLPAIIAPFTGIMLFLLMRNHVDDISAFIAGILAVTTPIYFSRTVAGFFDTDMLNVLIPLIIVLFFYGGIRTENMFKKYIKCILAAVFLLLFSLTWNGWAFIFIIIVLTSLIYVLILKSSDKSSTPFIQFFAVFILFSILFIGMLKLFGAGIYLNFPNTSLFLKSNFNNNWPNANLSVSELSKPSFIEFVWFLGGLNIGFGILGVVVVVLNLLSANLKDKSDLFFYLLMSVWLFVGLISYSMSIRFGIISFIPLVAFSSISINKIIGTVLKLKNNFIRIFILLLIISSFFVISVAQTQVFKLRPAVNDDFVDAAAFINKTFSSPPVLVMDWSYGHYFTSEGIPVLMDGGCLTPQRNYWISRALSTDNETLSKNILIMLSCSGDIPIEMLYKRTGNISLTATILNEILSMDKKDAKLILMEKYGMNPNFSNQLLNFTHPYPKKRIVILTGDHEIKSGYWNFYYGYWNFAKSQPQEFVYSEGEITSINDTLKHYSNNMSLDLKKRFASWNGKRPYEVILVYKNHKDEFRVYNESNLVFIVFMEKNRALVVDKKSKNSLFIKISVLNEGTEHFKRIYANGHVSLWELR, from the coding sequence ATGCAAGAGTCTCTTAAGGTATTCTTATTTATAAGCATAATATTTTGCACCGGATTTATTCTAAGGGCTGACACCGTTAATCTTCATCACTTTAATGCAAGCGAAAAGGATTATCTGACGGATTTTCAGGGTCTTCCATATATGTATGATGCGGATTGTTACTACAATTATCGTGTTACCCTAAATTATTTCAAAAATGGGCACCTGGGAGATAAGTACAATGGAAAATTCAGCTGGAATATTTATTCATATTATCCAGAAGGAAGACCCTCAAATTATCCTCCATTCATCGCATGGTTGGCTGTTTTCTTTTACAATTTTCTTGCTTTATTTGTGAATATAACCCTCTACGAGGCATGTTTTTGGTTGCCAGCAATTATAGCACCATTTACGGGTATAATGCTATTTTTATTAATGAGAAATCATGTTGATGACATTTCAGCATTTATTGCTGGTATTTTGGCGGTCACAACACCCATCTACTTCTCAAGGACAGTAGCTGGTTTCTTTGATACGGACATGTTAAATGTTTTAATTCCTCTTATAATAGTATTATTTTTTTATGGAGGCATTAGAACTGAAAATATGTTTAAAAAGTATATTAAATGCATTCTTGCAGCGGTTTTTCTACTCCTCTTCTCGCTGACATGGAATGGCTGGGCATTTATTTTTATAATCATAGTTCTAACATCTTTAATCTATGTCCTAATTCTTAAAAGTAGTGACAAGAGCTCAACGCCTTTCATTCAATTTTTCGCGGTTTTTATTTTGTTTTCTATTTTATTTATAGGGATGTTGAAATTATTCGGCGCGGGTATTTATTTAAATTTCCCCAACACTTCGCTTTTTTTAAAATCGAATTTTAATAATAACTGGCCAAACGCTAATTTATCAGTCTCAGAACTTTCGAAACCATCTTTCATTGAGTTTGTTTGGTTTTTAGGCGGTTTGAATATAGGTTTCGGTATTTTGGGTGTAGTTGTAGTGGTCTTAAATTTATTATCAGCAAACCTGAAGGATAAATCAGATTTATTTTTCTACCTACTGATGTCAGTATGGCTTTTTGTGGGTCTGATTTCTTATTCTATGAGTATAAGATTTGGCATAATTTCATTCATACCCCTTGTAGCCTTTTCATCGATTTCTATCAACAAAATAATTGGAACTGTTCTTAAATTGAAAAATAACTTTATTAGAATTTTTATATTACTTTTAATTATTTCATCCTTTTTTGTAATTTCAGTAGCTCAAACCCAGGTATTTAAACTGCGACCAGCAGTAAACGATGATTTTGTAGATGCAGCAGCTTTTATAAATAAAACATTTTCATCCCCACCTGTTTTAGTAATGGACTGGAGTTATGGTCATTATTTCACTTCAGAGGGCATCCCAGTTTTAATGGATGGGGGCTGCTTAACTCCTCAAAGGAATTACTGGATTAGCAGAGCACTTTCTACAGATAATGAAACGCTTTCAAAAAACATATTAATAATGTTATCCTGTAGTGGGGATATTCCTATAGAAATGTTATATAAAAGGACAGGGAATATTTCTTTGACAGCCACTATATTGAATGAGATACTCTCTATGGATAAAAAAGATGCAAAATTAATTCTAATGGAAAAATATGGTATGAATCCTAACTTTTCGAATCAATTACTAAATTTCACGCATCCCTATCCAAAGAAAAGAATTGTTATTCTTACAGGTGACCATGAGATAAAAAGTGGCTACTGGAATTTTTATTATGGATACTGGAATTTTGCTAAATCTCAACCTCAGGAATTTGTTTATTCAGAAGGCGAGATAACATCAATAAATGATACATTAAAACATTATTCAAATAACATGTCTTTGGACTTAAAAAAAAGGTTCGCTTCTTGGAATGGAAAGAGACCTTATGAGGTTATATTGGTATATAAAAACCATAAAGATGAATTTAGGGTTTATAATGAGAGTAATCTAGTTTTCATAGTTTTCATGGAAAAAAATAGAGCTTTAGTGGTGGACAAAAAATCTAAAAATTCCCTTTTTATAAAAATTTCTGTCTTAAATGAAGGTACAGAACACTTTAAAAGAATCTATGCCAATGGACATGTTAGTTTATGGGAACTTAGATAA
- a CDS encoding class III signal peptide-containing protein, which translates to MIEEEAQISAEMILIVGALLVIVIAVGSYIFNISGSIAGNISEVINTARDSTINKL; encoded by the coding sequence TTGATCGAGGAAGAGGCGCAGATAAGCGCTGAAATGATACTGATTGTAGGAGCACTTCTGGTAATCGTGATAGCCGTAGGCTCCTACATTTTCAACATCTCAGGCTCAATAGCGGGAAATATCAGCGAAGTAATCAACACCGCCCGTGACTCCACGATCAACAAACTTTGA
- a CDS encoding Flp family type IVb pilin — translation MKFLKDEAGQGAAEYILLFGGVIVIAIVALLIYRAYFSKSDLNAARDISEVRQNARSGASI, via the coding sequence ATGAAATTCCTGAAAGATGAAGCCGGACAGGGTGCAGCTGAATACATACTGCTCTTCGGTGGTGTAATCGTAATAGCAATCGTCGCACTACTAATCTACAGAGCATACTTCAGCAAATCAGACCTCAACGCCGCACGGGACATAAGCGAAGTTAGGCAGAACGCCAGAAGCGGTGCATCAATTTAA